One window of the Doryrhamphus excisus isolate RoL2022-K1 chromosome 10, RoL_Dexc_1.0, whole genome shotgun sequence genome contains the following:
- the idh3g gene encoding isocitrate dehydrogenase [NAD] subunit gamma, mitochondrial, with protein sequence MAAHSATLSMAKILKPFWTGVAGTTAKVFGTTVSCHRNKTVLTGGNIPPPAKYGGRHTVTLIPGDGIGPELFNHVREVFRFSCVPVDFEVVHVNSALETEDDINNAITAIRRNGVALKGNIETKHTMPPSVKSRNNLLRTSLDLYANVMHCQSLPGVQTRHKNIDIMIIRENTEGEYSSLEHESVSGVVESLKIITRNNSLRIADYAFQLAREKGRRRVTAVHKANIMKLGDGLFLQCCREVASGYPDITFDSMIVDNTTMQLVSNPQQFDVMVMPNLYGNVVSNVCAGLVGGPGLVPGANYGRDYAVFETATRNTGKSIANRNIANPTALLLASCMMLDHLKLYDYATLIRNAVLTTMNETRLHTADIGGQGTTLEVVQSIMRIIHSRGQHTADI encoded by the exons ATGGCTGCGCACAGTGCTACGCTCTCCATGGCCAAAATCCTCAAACCATTTTGGACTGGAGTAGCAGGAACCACAGCCAAA GTATTTGGGACAACCGTGTCATGTCACAGGAATAAAACGGTGCTGACT GGAGGAAATATT CCTCCCCCAGCTAAGTATGGAGGCAGACACACTGTGACTCTCATACCCGGAGATGGAATTGGTCCAGAGCTCTTTAATCACGTCAGAGAAGTTTTCAG GTTCAGCTGTGTGCCAGTGGACTTTGAAGTGGTACATGTTAACTCCGCCTTGGAGACGGAAGACGATATCAACAATGCCATCACCGCCATTCGACGTAATGGTGTGGCCCTCAAAG GTAACATAGAAACCAAACACACCATGCCCCCGTCTGTCAAGTCCAGGAATAATCTCCTACG CACAAGCCTGGACCTTTATGCCAATGTGATGCACTGCCAGTCCCTCCCTGGGGTCCAGACCCGCCATAAGAACATCGACATCATGATTATCCGAGAAAATACTGAGGGAGAGTACAGCAGTTTGGAGCACGAG AGTGTGTCCGGTGTTGTGGAGTCTCTCAAAATAATCACCAGGAACAATTCCCTCCGCATCGCGGACTATGCCTTTCAGCTGGCCAGAGAGAAAGGGCGGCGCAGGGTCACCGCGGTCCACAAGGCCAACATCAT GAAACTGGGTGATGGCTTGTTCCTGCAGTGTTGCAGAGAAGTGGCCTCGGGCTACCCCGACATCACATTTGACAGCATGATTGTGGACAACACCACCATGCAG CTGGTGTCGAATCCGCAGCAGTTTGATGTGATGGTCATGCCCAACCTTTATGGCAATGTGGTCAGCAATGTGTGTGCTGGCCTGGTGGGTGGGCCTGGCCTGGTGCCTGGGGCCAATTACGGCCGCGACTATGCCGTCTTTGAAACG GCCACAAGGAACACAGGGAAGAGCATTGCAAACAGGAACATTGCAAACCCCACGGCCCTGCTCCTGGCCAGCTGCATGATGCTTGACCATCTTAA GCTGTATGATTATGCAACGTTGATCCGGAATGCAGTCCTCACGACCATGAATGAAACCCGG TTGCACACAGCGGATATTGGGGGGCAGGGCACCACTTTAGAGGTGGTTCAGTCCATCATGAGAATCATCCACAGCAGAGGGCAACACACAGCTGACatctaa